From Electrophorus electricus isolate fEleEle1 chromosome 8, fEleEle1.pri, whole genome shotgun sequence, the proteins below share one genomic window:
- the grn1 gene encoding granulin 1, which produces MTAVLVLLMAGLVTSAVHCPDGTQCQDRNTCCSTNMGYACCPYPSAVCCMDKAHCCPQDYYCDQPTQRCVKEGLQWFIFPWSPQISADKLDKISRSHQDLCCLRETGCCPFGFHCDEGSTVACVSDMDQFTPVMSLKQASASQMHTGNIRCSSYFYCPAANTCCKTLTGQWGCCPYILGQCCKDGKHCCERGYECDVTFSSCKKKGFLSIPAQLKRKALLL; this is translated from the exons ATGACTGCTGTGTTAGTGTTGCTCATGGCGGGGCTGGTCACCAGTGCTGTACACTGCCCTGATGGAACACAATGTCAAGACAGAAATACCTGCTGTTCAACTAATATGGGATATGCGTGCTGCCCATATCCCTCT GCTGTCTGTTGTATGGATAAGGCCCACTGCTGTCCACAAGACTACTACTGTGACCAGCCAACACAGAGATGTGTGAAAGAGGGACTGCAATGGTTCATATTCCCATGGTCCCCACAAATATCAGCAGATAAGCTGGACAAAATTTCTCGCTCACATCAG GATTTGTgctgtctgagagagacaggctgctGTCCCTTTGGATTTCACTGTGATGAGGGTAGCACAGTGGCTTGTGTGAGTGACATGGATCAGTTCACCCCGGTGATGTCCTTGAAACAGGCTTCAGCTAGCCAAATGCACACTGGCAACATACGCTGCAGCAGTTACTTCTACTGCCCAGCTGCAAACACCTGCTGCAAGACATTAACTGGCCAATGGGGATGTTGTCCATATATCCTG GGTCAGTGCTGTAAAGATGGGAAACACTGCTGTGAACGTGGCTATGAATGTGATGTAACATTTTCCAGTTGCAAGAAAAAAGGCTTCTTAAGCATTCCTGCTCAACTCAAGAGGAAGGCTTTGCTCCTGTGA